From the Leishmania panamensis strain MHOM/PA/94/PSC-1 chromosome 31 sequence genome, one window contains:
- a CDS encoding hypothetical protein (TriTrypDB/GeneDB-style sysID: LpmP.31.0870): MSAMQLLIVALAACVSLAAAKSKEEFPLVWVCLGITVVGVIVALFVAYKRPDELHLPGSVVMTAVESAPGNGKNSEEYV, encoded by the coding sequence ATGTCCGCCATGCAGCTACTGATTGTCGCCCTcgcagcgtgtgtgtcgctggcggcggcaaagTCGAAGGAGGAGTTCCcgcttgtgtgggtgtgcctggGCATCACCGTGGTGGGCGTGATTGTGGCGCTGTTTGTTGCGTATAAGCGCCCCGACGAGCTGCACCTGCCCGGGTCTGTGGTGATGACGGCGGTCGAGAGCGCGCCTGGCAACGGCAAGAACAGTGAGGAGTATGTCTGA
- a CDS encoding hypothetical protein (TriTrypDB/GeneDB-style sysID: LpmP.31.0860) gives MEPKRTGNMACVERERERNYGRHVERVRTQRSRIDNATPKSCAYVRPLGSMRGNVARAEQVNRDNQKLVEKMVYIMNTRGGVDTSEPWCDHNRAISSQRRRNQEQAVIARENAKILERLECAKPTYRADKFEADRRRNEEFAARASRYPYHPMDRTRH, from the coding sequence ATGGAGCCAAAGAGGACTGGCAACATGGCGTGTGTAGAGCGGGAGCGGGAGCGAAACTACGGAAGACACGTCGAACGGGTGAgaacgcagcgcagccgcatcgATAATGCGACGCCGAAGAGCTGCGCCTATGTGCGCCCGCTCGGCTCCATGCGCGGCAACGTGGCGCGTGCGGAGCAGGTGAACCGCGACAACCAGAAGCTGGTGGAAAAGATGGTTTACATCATGAACACCCGCGGTGGTGTGGATACCTCGGAACCGTGGTGTGACCACAACAGGGCGATCAGCTCTCAGCGGCGTCGTAACCAGGAGCAGGCTGTCATTGCGCGGGAGAACGCGAAGATACTAGAGCGCCTGGAGTGTGCGAAGCCGACGTACCGCGCCGACAAGTTTGAGGCTGACCGTCGTAGGAACGAAGAGTTTGCTGCACGCGCTAGTCGCTACCCCTACCACCCTATGGACAGGACGAGGCACTAA
- the AAP13.2 gene encoding amino acid permease, putative (TriTrypDB/GeneDB-style sysID: LpmP.31.0850~partially sequenced multicopy gene), with protein sequence MSKPNQPIQAQVEDNALNGSLTDGNSSNTGGVDLSDGQPKNPLHSGSPTESTGHHNDSDVQKRQPNIIFRFTEWLIPYGGVVSNCFSLGSVTLGGGIISMPSSFAMSGIIMSVIYLVVVTAATVYTMTLLGYAMKATGCETFEELARVLFGRGWDYFVGFVLWLSCFGTAVAYISAVSSLISPILEKSPGTPAFLLTTAGNRCITSLIWLVLMVPVVIPKRVNSIRYVSAIGVTMVLYFVVVIVVHSSTNGMKGRPARGDMKYFTTGNQAVYGLSIFVFSFLCQAVTGSVYFEQRPQPSVRQLTIASAIAMTVCMVLYIFTGVFGYFDFGDDTKDSVLYNLDPVHNPYVMVAYVGMLIKICAAFAMNMLPCRNFTYHCLGWDLDTVPYWKHTIVILSTAVVTLVCGLFIPSINTALGLVGSLCGGFIGFIFPAYFWMYAGNWSLKSVG encoded by the coding sequence ATGAGCAAGCCCAACCAGCCTATCCAAGCACAGGTGGAGGACAATGCCCTGAATGGCTCGCTCACGGACGGGAACTCGAGCAACACGGGCGGTGTTGACCTGAGCGACGGGCAGCCGAAGAACCCCCTCCACAGTGGGAGCCCGACGGAGTCCACTGGTCACcacaacgacagcgacgtcCAGAAGCGGCAGCCCAACATCATCTTCCGCTTCACCGAGTGGCTGATCCCCTATGGCGGTGTTGTCTCGAACTGCTTCAGCCTTGGCTCCGTCACGCTTGGTGGCGGCATCATCTCGATGCCGTCGTCCTTCGCCATGTCGGGCATCATCATGTCTGTCATTTACCTCGTGGTTGTTACCGCTGCGACGGTGTACACCATGACGCTGCTCGGCTACGCGATGAAGGCGACGGGGTGCGAAACGTTCGAGGAGCTCGCTCGCGTCCTGTTTGGCCGCGGCTGGGACTACTTCGTCGGGTTTGTTCTCTGGCTGTCGTGCTTTGGCACTGCCGTGGCCTACATcagcgccgtcagcagcCTGATCTCGCCGATCCTCGAGAAGTCCCCTGGGACGCCGGCGTTTCTCCTGACCACTGCCGGCAACCGCTGCATCACCAGCCTTATCTGGCTCGTGCTCATGGTGCCAGTCGTGATTCCGAAGCGCGTGAACAGCATCCGCTACGTCTCCGCCATCGGCGTCACCATGGTGCTGTACTTTGTCGTCGTCATTGTGGTGCACTCCAGCACGAACGGCATGAAGGGAAGGCCTGCGAGGGGCGACATGAAGTACTTCACCACGGGCAACCAAGCAGTTTATGGCTTGTCTatctttgttttctcttttctgtgccAGGCTGTGACTGGGTCAGTGTATTTTGAGCAGCGCCCCCAGCCGTCTGTGCGCCAGCTGACGATTGCGAGTGCGATCGCGATGACGGTGTGCATGGTGCTGTACATCTTCACTGGCGTCTTCGGGTACTTTGACTTTGGGGACGATACGAAGGACTCCGTCCTGTACAACTTGGACCCCGTGCACAACCCGTACGTTATGGTTGCGTACGTTGGCATGCTCATCAAGATCTGCGCGGCCTTCGCGATGAACATGCTGCCGTGCCGAAACTTCACGTACCACTGCCTGGGCTGGGACCTCGATACGGTGCCGTACTGGAAGCACACGATCGTGATTCTCAGCACGGCTGTGGTCACCCTCGTGTGCGGCCTGTTCATCCCGAGCATCAACACGGCACTCGGCTTGGTTGGGTCGCTGTGCGGCGGGTTCATCGGCTTCATCTTCCCTGCGTACTTTTGGATGTACGCTGGCAACTGGAGCCTCAAGTCTGTGGGGAT